Proteins encoded by one window of Portunus trituberculatus isolate SZX2019 chromosome 27, ASM1759143v1, whole genome shotgun sequence:
- the LOC123509391 gene encoding glycerol-3-phosphate acyltransferase 3-like isoform X1 encodes MESNLLNILWRPVEEVAAFLNTLEVWEAVRPFVLWGQLLVFVYFLLVATIGRRLKLRRKYVELLDGVFNFAAFKLSDDTNEEEEDDEVTTSSDEEVVICPESPRAVPGSAEGSFRFQDPLPYLSAGMRAVVSDCVTKSFTSAELRTWNMLSRTKRQQYLRKSPSLTVFWAVGFVLRWVFLMPVRVLLLVISLTTLIVLCAAVGLLPPSAFKRRLNKRVVMWCFDFVAGSLSIVARFHNPENRPSHGIAVANHTSPIDSMVLATDQCYDMVGQRTRGLLGLFMGALSRSSYHIWFERSESKERSKVIQVIQQHAQDPEKPPILIFPEGICLNNTAVVQFKKGAFEVDSAIYPIAIRFDLRYGDPYWYQNTFTGYVFSMMTSWAIVCDVWYLPPTRRAPNESAAAFANRVKAQIAHRGGFVQLAWDGFVKFGQQQSEAWQRKRGEWRQRQQDAFARRLSLNEAEERKRE; translated from the exons ATGGAGTCAAATTTGCTGAACATATTGTGGAGACcggtggaggaggtggcggcCTTCCTCAACACACTGGAGGTGTGGGAGGCGGTGCGTCCCTTCGTGTTGTGGGGACAGTTGCTGGTGTTTGTGTACTTCCTGCTGGTGGCCACTATCGGGCGGCGCCTCAAGCTCCGCAGGAAGTACGTGGAGCTGCTCGATGGCGTGTTTAACTTTGCCGCGTTCAAGCTGTCAGACGACAccaacgaagaggaagaggacgacgaggTGACGACGAGCAGTGACGAGGA GGTGGTAATTTGTCCCGAGTCACCGCGGGCGGTGCCGGGGTCAGCCGAGGGTTCATTCAGGTTCCAGGATCCGCTGCCGTACCTGTCGGCGGGCATGCGGGCCGTGGTGTCAGACTGCGTCACCAAGAGCTTCACCTCAGCTGAGTTGCGCACCTGGAACATGCTCTCCAG GACAAAGCGGCAGCAGTACCTGCGCAAGAGTCCTTCCCTGACGGTGTTCTGGGCGGTGGGATTCGTGCTACGGTGGGTTTTTCTGATGCCTGTGCGGGTGTTGCTACTGGTGATCAGCCTCACCACGCTCATCGTGTTGTGTGCCGCCGTGGGCCTCCTGCCTCCCTCGGCCTTCAAGCGGCGCCTCAACAAACGGGTGGTCATGTGGTGCTTCGATTTCGTGGCTGGCTCTCTTTCCATCGTGGCCAG GTTCCATAATCCTGAGAACAGACCCAGTCATGGGATCGCTGTCGCCAACCACACGTCTCCCATTGACTCCATGGTGCTGGCGACGGACCAGTGCTACGACATG GTAGGGCAGAGGACACGGGGACTGCTTGGCTTGTTTATGGGCGCGCTGTCCCGGTCATCCTACCACATCTGGTTTGAACGCAGCGAGAGCAAAGAAAGGTCAAAAGTCATTCAAGT GATCCAGCAGCACGCTCAGGATCCTGAGAAGCCACCCATCCTCATTTTCCCTGAAGGCATCTGTCTCAACAACACCGCCGTCGTGCAGTTTAAGAAGGGAGCCTTTGAG GTGGACAGCGCTATCTATCCTATCGCCATTCGCTTTGACTTGCGATATGGTGACCCGTATTGGTACCAGAACACCTTCACTGGTTACGTCTTCTCCATGATGACCTCCTGGGCCAtcgtgtgtgatgtgtggtacCTGCCGCCTACACGTAGGGCTCCTAATGAATCCGCAGCAGCATTCGCAAACAG GGTGAAGGCCCAGATTGCCCACCGGGGAGGCTTCGTGCAGCTGGCCTGGGACGGCTTCGTGAAATTCGGCCAGCAACAGAGCGAGGCGTGGCAACGAAAGCGAGGCGAGTGGCGGCAGCGACAACAGGATGCCTTCGCGCGGCGCCTCAGCTTAAACGAGGCAGAGGAGCGGAAGCGAGAATAG
- the LOC123509391 gene encoding glycerol-3-phosphate acyltransferase 3-like isoform X3, producing MESNLLNILWRPVEEVAAFLNTLEVWEAVRPFVLWGQLLVFVYFLLVATIGRRLKLRRKYVELLDGVFNFAAFKLSDDTNEEEEDDEVTTSSDEEVVICPESPRAVPGSAEGSFRFQDPLPYLSAGMRAVVSDCVTKSFTSAELRTWNMLSRTKRQQYLRKSPSLTVFWAVGFVLRWVFLMPVRVLLLVISLTTLIVLCAAVGLLPPSAFKRRLNKRVVMWCFDFVAGSLSIVARFHNPENRPSHGIAVANHTSPIDSMVLATDQCYDMVDSAIYPIAIRFDLRYGDPYWYQNTFTGYVFSMMTSWAIVCDVWYLPPTRRAPNESAAAFANRVKAQIAHRGGFVQLAWDGFVKFGQQQSEAWQRKRGEWRQRQQDAFARRLSLNEAEERKRE from the exons ATGGAGTCAAATTTGCTGAACATATTGTGGAGACcggtggaggaggtggcggcCTTCCTCAACACACTGGAGGTGTGGGAGGCGGTGCGTCCCTTCGTGTTGTGGGGACAGTTGCTGGTGTTTGTGTACTTCCTGCTGGTGGCCACTATCGGGCGGCGCCTCAAGCTCCGCAGGAAGTACGTGGAGCTGCTCGATGGCGTGTTTAACTTTGCCGCGTTCAAGCTGTCAGACGACAccaacgaagaggaagaggacgacgaggTGACGACGAGCAGTGACGAGGA GGTGGTAATTTGTCCCGAGTCACCGCGGGCGGTGCCGGGGTCAGCCGAGGGTTCATTCAGGTTCCAGGATCCGCTGCCGTACCTGTCGGCGGGCATGCGGGCCGTGGTGTCAGACTGCGTCACCAAGAGCTTCACCTCAGCTGAGTTGCGCACCTGGAACATGCTCTCCAG GACAAAGCGGCAGCAGTACCTGCGCAAGAGTCCTTCCCTGACGGTGTTCTGGGCGGTGGGATTCGTGCTACGGTGGGTTTTTCTGATGCCTGTGCGGGTGTTGCTACTGGTGATCAGCCTCACCACGCTCATCGTGTTGTGTGCCGCCGTGGGCCTCCTGCCTCCCTCGGCCTTCAAGCGGCGCCTCAACAAACGGGTGGTCATGTGGTGCTTCGATTTCGTGGCTGGCTCTCTTTCCATCGTGGCCAG GTTCCATAATCCTGAGAACAGACCCAGTCATGGGATCGCTGTCGCCAACCACACGTCTCCCATTGACTCCATGGTGCTGGCGACGGACCAGTGCTACGACATG GTGGACAGCGCTATCTATCCTATCGCCATTCGCTTTGACTTGCGATATGGTGACCCGTATTGGTACCAGAACACCTTCACTGGTTACGTCTTCTCCATGATGACCTCCTGGGCCAtcgtgtgtgatgtgtggtacCTGCCGCCTACACGTAGGGCTCCTAATGAATCCGCAGCAGCATTCGCAAACAG GGTGAAGGCCCAGATTGCCCACCGGGGAGGCTTCGTGCAGCTGGCCTGGGACGGCTTCGTGAAATTCGGCCAGCAACAGAGCGAGGCGTGGCAACGAAAGCGAGGCGAGTGGCGGCAGCGACAACAGGATGCCTTCGCGCGGCGCCTCAGCTTAAACGAGGCAGAGGAGCGGAAGCGAGAATAG
- the LOC123509391 gene encoding glycerol-3-phosphate acyltransferase 3-like isoform X2: MESNLLNILWRPVEEVAAFLNTLEVWEAVRPFVLWGQLLVFVYFLLVATIGRRLKLRRKYVELLDGVFNFAAFKLSDDTNEEEEDDEVTTSSDEEVVICPESPRAVPGSAEGSFRFQDPLPYLSAGMRAVVSDCVTKSFTSAETKRQQYLRKSPSLTVFWAVGFVLRWVFLMPVRVLLLVISLTTLIVLCAAVGLLPPSAFKRRLNKRVVMWCFDFVAGSLSIVARFHNPENRPSHGIAVANHTSPIDSMVLATDQCYDMVGQRTRGLLGLFMGALSRSSYHIWFERSESKERSKVIQVIQQHAQDPEKPPILIFPEGICLNNTAVVQFKKGAFEVDSAIYPIAIRFDLRYGDPYWYQNTFTGYVFSMMTSWAIVCDVWYLPPTRRAPNESAAAFANRVKAQIAHRGGFVQLAWDGFVKFGQQQSEAWQRKRGEWRQRQQDAFARRLSLNEAEERKRE, encoded by the exons ATGGAGTCAAATTTGCTGAACATATTGTGGAGACcggtggaggaggtggcggcCTTCCTCAACACACTGGAGGTGTGGGAGGCGGTGCGTCCCTTCGTGTTGTGGGGACAGTTGCTGGTGTTTGTGTACTTCCTGCTGGTGGCCACTATCGGGCGGCGCCTCAAGCTCCGCAGGAAGTACGTGGAGCTGCTCGATGGCGTGTTTAACTTTGCCGCGTTCAAGCTGTCAGACGACAccaacgaagaggaagaggacgacgaggTGACGACGAGCAGTGACGAGGA GGTGGTAATTTGTCCCGAGTCACCGCGGGCGGTGCCGGGGTCAGCCGAGGGTTCATTCAGGTTCCAGGATCCGCTGCCGTACCTGTCGGCGGGCATGCGGGCCGTGGTGTCAGACTGCGTCACCAAGAGCTTCACCTCAGCTGA GACAAAGCGGCAGCAGTACCTGCGCAAGAGTCCTTCCCTGACGGTGTTCTGGGCGGTGGGATTCGTGCTACGGTGGGTTTTTCTGATGCCTGTGCGGGTGTTGCTACTGGTGATCAGCCTCACCACGCTCATCGTGTTGTGTGCCGCCGTGGGCCTCCTGCCTCCCTCGGCCTTCAAGCGGCGCCTCAACAAACGGGTGGTCATGTGGTGCTTCGATTTCGTGGCTGGCTCTCTTTCCATCGTGGCCAG GTTCCATAATCCTGAGAACAGACCCAGTCATGGGATCGCTGTCGCCAACCACACGTCTCCCATTGACTCCATGGTGCTGGCGACGGACCAGTGCTACGACATG GTAGGGCAGAGGACACGGGGACTGCTTGGCTTGTTTATGGGCGCGCTGTCCCGGTCATCCTACCACATCTGGTTTGAACGCAGCGAGAGCAAAGAAAGGTCAAAAGTCATTCAAGT GATCCAGCAGCACGCTCAGGATCCTGAGAAGCCACCCATCCTCATTTTCCCTGAAGGCATCTGTCTCAACAACACCGCCGTCGTGCAGTTTAAGAAGGGAGCCTTTGAG GTGGACAGCGCTATCTATCCTATCGCCATTCGCTTTGACTTGCGATATGGTGACCCGTATTGGTACCAGAACACCTTCACTGGTTACGTCTTCTCCATGATGACCTCCTGGGCCAtcgtgtgtgatgtgtggtacCTGCCGCCTACACGTAGGGCTCCTAATGAATCCGCAGCAGCATTCGCAAACAG GGTGAAGGCCCAGATTGCCCACCGGGGAGGCTTCGTGCAGCTGGCCTGGGACGGCTTCGTGAAATTCGGCCAGCAACAGAGCGAGGCGTGGCAACGAAAGCGAGGCGAGTGGCGGCAGCGACAACAGGATGCCTTCGCGCGGCGCCTCAGCTTAAACGAGGCAGAGGAGCGGAAGCGAGAATAG